Below is a genomic region from Paraburkholderia sp. BL23I1N1.
TAGCGGCGATCGAGCATGCGCGAGCCAACGGCGTGCGCGTCAGCTTCGATACCAACCTGCGCCTGAAGCTTTGGCCACTCGCAAGAGCACGCGCGGTGATGCTCGAAGCCATTCGTCAAACCGACATTTGCCTGCCGAGCTGGGATGACGTGACCGAACTCACCGGCTTGACCGGCCGCGACGAGATCGTCGATTTCCTGCTGTCGCACGGTCCGCGCGTCGTGGCGCTCAAGCTCGGCAAGGACGGCTCGTACATCGCCACGCCCGACGAGCGGCGCGTCGTGCCGGGCCATGCCGTCAACGCAGTCGATGCGACCGGCGCGGGAGACTGCTTCGGCGGCGCGTTCATCGCGCGCATCGTGGCGGGTGACGATCCTTTTCAGGCGGCGCGTTATGCGAACGTCGCCGCGGCACTGTCCACGCAAGGTTACGGCGCGGTCGCGCCGATCCCTTCGCGGGAGGCGGTCGAACACATCCTGGCCGGCTGACGGCAAGGCGCCACGAGGCGTGCCCCGCAGACCGGCAAGGCAAGATCACCCTGAGACTAAAGAGAGGAGCGAGCGATGCAACGGGACGTAGTGGTGGTAAGCGGTGTGCGTACGGCAATCGGCGGTTTTGGCGGCAGTCTGAAGGATTTTCCGCCGACGGATCTCGGCGCACGCGTCGTGCGTGAAGCGCTGGCGCGCGCGAACGTGTCGGGCGACGAAGTCGGTCATGTGGTGTTCGGCAATGTCGTGCATACCGAACCGAAAGACATGTATCTGGCCCGCGTGGCGGCGATCAATGGCGGCGTCGCGCAGCATGCGCCCGCGTTGACGGTCAACCGCCTGTGCGGCTCGGGCTTGCAGGCGATCGTCTCGGCCGCGCAAAGCGTGCTGCTTGGCGACGCCGACATCGCGATCGGCGGCGGCGCGGAAAACATGAGCCGCGCACCGTATTCCATGCCGGCTGCGCGCTTCGGTCAGCGCATGGGCGATGCGCGCCTCGTCGACATGATGGTCGGCGCGCTGAACGACCCGTTCCAGTCGATCCATATGGGCGTGACCGCCGAGAACGTCGCGCGCAAATACGAAATCTCGCGCGAAACACAAGATGCGCTCGCACTCGAATCGCATCGCCGCGCGGCCAATGCGATTACGAGCGGCTACTTCAAGGATCAGATCCTGCCGATCACGATTCCGTCGAAGAAGGGTGACGTCGTGTTCGATACGGATGAACACACGCGTATGAACGCAACGGCGGAAGACTTCTCCAAGTTGAAGCCGGTGTTCGCGAAGGAAAACGGCACGGTGACGGCCGGCAACGCGTCGGGCATCAACGACGCCGCCGCGGCGGTCGTGCTGATGGAGCGCAGCGTCGCTGAAAAGCGCGGCATCAAGCCGCTGGCACGGCTGGTTTCGTACGCGCATGCAGGCGTCGACCCGGCCTACATGGGCATCGGCCCGGTGCCGGCAACGCGCAAGGCGCTCGAGCGCGCGGGCCTGGCGGTCGCCGATCTGGATGTGATCGAAGCGAACGAGGCGTTTGCGGCTCAGGCGTGCGCGGTCAGCAAGGAACTGGGCCTCGATCCGGCCAAGGTCAATCCGAACGGCTCGGGTATCTCGCTCGGCCACCCGATCGGCGCGACCGGCGCACTGATCACCGTCAAGGCGCTGTACGAATTGCAGCGCGTCGGCGGGCGTTATGCGCTGGTGACGATGTGTATCGGCGGTGGCCAGGGCATCGCGGCGATCTTCGAACGGATTTGAGGTCGAGGCGGGCAAAGCAACGCGAGGCGTCGCCTTGCCCCACCGAACGAAGCCCGGCAATAAATGAGCAGTCAATGAGCAGTAAATGAACACTAAGCGGGTAGCAAACACGATCGAGCAGTATCGGGTAACAAGGAAAGAACGGATGCAGGAATCGAAAGCGATGAAGGGTGCGACGCGTCGGCGCGGTTGGGCCGTTCTCCACGGGAACTTCCTTCGGGGCGTAGTGAGCGCGGCCGCATTGCTGTGTGTCGGCGCCGGGGCTGTGCTGCCCGTGCAGGCATGGGCGGAAAGCGACGCGGTCAAGGAACTGGCGGCGCCTCCGCCGATTCAGTTGCCGCTTAAGCCGAGCCCCGAATTCGCGAAGTTTCCGCGCTACGCCGGCATGCTCGGCGCGCGTCAGATCGTCCTGCGGCTCGGCGCGAAAACCGACGACCCCGCCGGCGTACACGGCGAGTATCAGTACACCGATACCGGCGAGGTGATCCTGATCGCGGGCGACCGCGACGGCGACACGCTCGAAGTCGAAGAATCGAACGACGGCACGCATATCACGGGCAACTGGGTGGGCAAGTTCGCCGCCGACGGTTCGGTCGCGGGCGATCGGATGAACGTCGACGATTCCGACCCGCAACCGTTCGATCTGAAGCCACTGGCAGCAGGGCAGGCCGTGCCGGCTGCTTCAGCGGCGGCTGGTGCGGGTGCCGGAAAGGCGGCCACGCCGCAGTCGTCCACCGGCAGCGCAACAGCGCCCGCTTCGGCGACGAGCGGTGGGCACGCTGTCGGTGGGGTTAGCAACCTGCAAATCGGCGATTGAATCCTTTCTACACCATGACCCAATCCAAACTCAAACGCGACCTGCAGACCCGCATCGTGCGTGCCGAAGATCAGCTCACGCCGGGCTTCGAATCTTTCTCAACGCCGGTTACGCGCGCGTCGACCGTTGTGTTCCCCGATCTCGCGACAATGCGCGCGCTCGACTGGAAAAACGACGCGCAGTGGCGCTATGGCCTGCACGCCACGCCGACTTCGCTCGCGCTGGCACAGCGGCTCGCCGCTATCGAAGGCGGCAATCACGCGTTGTTGCAGCCGTCGGGGCTGTCGTCGATTTCGAACGTGTACTTCGGCCTTGTCAAGGCGGGCGACGACGTGCTGATTCCCGACAATGTCTACTCGCCGAATCGCGACCATGGCGACTGGCTGGCGCGCGATTTCGGAATTACGGCACGCTACTACGATCCGATGATCGGCGCGGGGATCGCGGATCTGATCCAGCCGAATACGCGTTTGATCTGGCTCGAAGCACCCGGTTCGGTCACGATGGAAGTGCCCGACGTGCCGGCTATCACCGCGGCGGCGCGCGCGCGCAACGTCGTCACGGCAATCGACAATACCTGGTCGGCGGGACTCGGTTTCCGGCCGTTTGACCACGGCGTCGATATCTCGGTGCAGGCGCTAACCAAGTATCAGTCGGGCGGCGGCGACGTGCTGATGGGTGCGACGATCACCGTCGATCGTGAGTTGCATCTGAAGCTGAAGGCAGCGCGCATGCGGATGGGTATCGGCGTGTCGTCGGATGACTGTTCGCTGATTTTGCGTAGTTTGCCGACCATGCGATTGCGCTTCGAACAGCACGACCGCGCGGCGCTCAACCTCGCCACCTGGCTGAAGACACGCCCGGAAATCGCGGCGGTCTTGCACCCGGCGTTGCCCGACTGTCCGGGGCATGAATTTTTCAAGCGCGACTTTACAGGGGCGGGCGGACTGTTCTCAGTGGTGTTCGACGCACGTTACAGCGCGGCGCAAATCGACACGTTCTGCGAATCGCTTGAGTTGTTTTCGCTCGGCTGGAGCTGGGGCGGTGCGCACAGCCTCGCGATGCCCTATGACGTCGCCTCGATGCGCACGGAAGGACAATGGCCGTATCGCGGCACCTTGGTGAGGTTCTATATCGGTCTGGAAGAGGAGGCCGATTTGCGCGCGGATATCGAACATTGCCTGGTGGCGCTGGGTTAAGCGCCTAAAAATATTTGTTGAAGGTCGAATGAGCCCATCGGGACGTGTTTCCGATGGGTTTTTTATTGTGCGCCGAGCATGCGCAACAGCTTGGGGGTGTGAGTCCCCTGTCCAACCTGATGGTGGTGAAGGACTAGCGAAACGCAAGGGCGTCGTCGTGAGGCGGGGTCTGAAGGAAGCGTGTAGCAAAGCCATGACCTGACGAACAGAAACCAGATGCGAGGCCTACCTGGCCGGACGAGCAAGCAATTGATTGCGAAGTCCATAGCCATCAAGGGCTGGGGTGGTAGATCTGGCAGGTGTGTGGGGAAGGCGGTTGCGCTTACCTCGGGAGGCCTGCACGGCGTCCTGAAATGAGGACTGAGCGGCTCGCAAGGGCCGTTGACCACCGTGCAGGAGTCAGCAGAGGGCATATTGTGCGCTGGGCAGCGCGTTGTTCCGGAGGGTTGAAGTCCCTCTGGCGCTCGGATGAGGGGCGCCATATCCGAAAGCGGGGGTAATGCCTCGCTGGCCGGAGAGAGGTGGGAAGGTATGGAGACGTCTAACCGGGCACGAAGGCGAAAGCCGGAAACGGACAAGGCGGACCTGAAGCCATCATCTCGCAGTACTCCGGAGGGCAGGG
It encodes:
- a CDS encoding cystathionine beta-lyase, whose amino-acid sequence is MTQSKLKRDLQTRIVRAEDQLTPGFESFSTPVTRASTVVFPDLATMRALDWKNDAQWRYGLHATPTSLALAQRLAAIEGGNHALLQPSGLSSISNVYFGLVKAGDDVLIPDNVYSPNRDHGDWLARDFGITARYYDPMIGAGIADLIQPNTRLIWLEAPGSVTMEVPDVPAITAAARARNVVTAIDNTWSAGLGFRPFDHGVDISVQALTKYQSGGGDVLMGATITVDRELHLKLKAARMRMGIGVSSDDCSLILRSLPTMRLRFEQHDRAALNLATWLKTRPEIAAVLHPALPDCPGHEFFKRDFTGAGGLFSVVFDARYSAAQIDTFCESLELFSLGWSWGGAHSLAMPYDVASMRTEGQWPYRGTLVRFYIGLEEEADLRADIEHCLVALG
- the bktB gene encoding beta-ketothiolase BktB — its product is MQRDVVVVSGVRTAIGGFGGSLKDFPPTDLGARVVREALARANVSGDEVGHVVFGNVVHTEPKDMYLARVAAINGGVAQHAPALTVNRLCGSGLQAIVSAAQSVLLGDADIAIGGGAENMSRAPYSMPAARFGQRMGDARLVDMMVGALNDPFQSIHMGVTAENVARKYEISRETQDALALESHRRAANAITSGYFKDQILPITIPSKKGDVVFDTDEHTRMNATAEDFSKLKPVFAKENGTVTAGNASGINDAAAAVVLMERSVAEKRGIKPLARLVSYAHAGVDPAYMGIGPVPATRKALERAGLAVADLDVIEANEAFAAQACAVSKELGLDPAKVNPNGSGISLGHPIGATGALITVKALYELQRVGGRYALVTMCIGGGQGIAAIFERI
- a CDS encoding sugar kinase, with the protein product MTASMASTPDGRPPASRPAEILALGEAMIEFNQSAKDQPNYLQGFGGDTSNFCIAAARQGAKTGFVSAVGSDHFGHLLIDLWEREQVDTSLVRVDPHASTGVYFVSHGPAGHAFDYLRAGSAASRYAPHDLPLDAIAAAKVIHLSGISLAISLSACDAALAAIEHARANGVRVSFDTNLRLKLWPLARARAVMLEAIRQTDICLPSWDDVTELTGLTGRDEIVDFLLSHGPRVVALKLGKDGSYIATPDERRVVPGHAVNAVDATGAGDCFGGAFIARIVAGDDPFQAARYANVAAALSTQGYGAVAPIPSREAVEHILAG